Proteins encoded within one genomic window of Spirochaetota bacterium:
- the pepF gene encoding oligoendopeptidase F codes for MALQHEIPSRNDTAQEHRWNLAPLFADDAAWEILFGKVEAGIPRYAEFKDRLALSAEAFFGVIALDLALSRDMEKLYTYAHLKSDEDKTNQAYLGLYGRAMNLYTRLSEAASFIVPEMHDIPADTMSAFLADGRAKGYEFYLHKILRTKPHTLSREVEEVLAMGGEIAAAPQQFFGQLDNADLKFGTVVDPAGAAVELSHGNFISFLMNPDAAVRKNAFFTYYEAYDAHRHSIATALAHSVKKDVFYARVRKYASCRAGSLFQDAVEESVYDNLVASVRANLAPLAEYLGFRKRALGLAELHFYDTYVPIVPDLPFSMSFEEAVETCVDALAPLGEEYTGVLRAGLLGGWVDRYENRGKRSGAYSSGCYDSPPYILMNYRDDTINSLYTLIHEAGHSMHSYFSRKAQPYHYGDYTIFVAEVASTFNEVLLSNHLMKKYADNPRMRAYILNREIDDIRGTLIRQTMFAEFEKTAHALAETHDPLTLETIRKIYRDLLDAYFCGAMTVDQVLELECLRIPHFYSPFYVYKYATGISAAIALAGAVAKGDSAARERYLRFLTLGGSMFPIDELREAGVDMASPVPVKAALAHFGSLVREFVSVHGTL; via the coding sequence ATGGCCCTACAGCACGAAATTCCATCCAGAAACGACACCGCACAGGAACACCGGTGGAACCTCGCCCCGCTCTTCGCCGACGACGCGGCATGGGAGATTCTTTTCGGGAAGGTCGAGGCGGGCATTCCCCGTTATGCGGAATTTAAAGACCGGCTCGCCTTGTCGGCGGAGGCGTTTTTCGGCGTGATCGCGCTCGACCTCGCGCTCTCGCGCGACATGGAAAAGCTCTACACCTACGCGCACCTGAAAAGCGACGAGGACAAGACGAACCAGGCGTACCTGGGGCTGTACGGGCGGGCCATGAACCTGTACACGCGCCTTTCCGAGGCCGCGAGCTTCATCGTTCCCGAGATGCACGATATTCCCGCGGACACGATGAGCGCCTTTCTGGCGGACGGGCGCGCGAAGGGTTACGAATTCTACCTCCACAAGATTCTGCGCACGAAGCCGCACACCCTCTCGCGCGAGGTCGAGGAGGTCCTCGCCATGGGCGGGGAGATCGCCGCGGCCCCGCAGCAGTTTTTCGGCCAGCTCGACAATGCCGACCTGAAATTCGGCACCGTCGTCGATCCCGCGGGCGCCGCCGTCGAGCTTAGCCACGGGAACTTCATCTCCTTTCTCATGAACCCGGACGCGGCGGTCAGGAAAAACGCCTTCTTCACCTATTACGAGGCCTACGACGCGCACCGGCACAGCATCGCCACAGCGCTTGCCCACTCGGTGAAAAAGGACGTCTTCTACGCACGCGTGCGAAAATACGCCTCATGCAGGGCCGGCTCCCTCTTCCAGGACGCGGTCGAGGAATCCGTGTACGACAACCTTGTCGCATCCGTGCGCGCGAACCTCGCGCCCCTGGCCGAGTACCTTGGCTTCCGGAAGCGCGCCCTGGGCCTCGCCGAGCTCCACTTCTACGACACCTACGTCCCCATCGTCCCGGACCTCCCCTTCTCGATGAGCTTCGAAGAGGCGGTGGAGACCTGCGTCGATGCGCTCGCCCCGCTCGGTGAGGAATACACGGGCGTGCTGCGCGCGGGGCTCCTGGGCGGATGGGTGGACCGGTACGAAAACCGCGGGAAGCGGAGCGGGGCATATTCCTCCGGCTGCTACGACTCGCCGCCCTATATTCTCATGAACTACCGTGACGACACCATCAACAGCCTCTATACGCTGATACACGAGGCCGGCCATTCAATGCATTCGTACTTCTCGCGCAAGGCGCAGCCCTACCACTATGGCGACTACACCATCTTCGTCGCCGAGGTCGCCTCGACCTTCAACGAGGTGCTCCTTTCCAACCACCTCATGAAAAAGTACGCCGATAACCCGCGCATGCGCGCCTACATCCTTAACCGCGAGATCGACGACATCCGGGGGACGCTCATCCGCCAGACCATGTTCGCCGAATTCGAAAAAACCGCGCACGCCCTCGCCGAGACGCACGATCCCCTCACGCTCGAGACGATCCGCAAAATATACCGCGATCTCCTGGACGCCTATTTCTGCGGGGCGATGACGGTGGACCAGGTTTTGGAGCTCGAGTGCCTCAGGATACCGCATTTCTATTCGCCGTTCTACGTGTACAAGTACGCGACGGGTATCTCGGCGGCGATCGCGCTCGCGGGGGCGGTCGCGAAAGGCGATTCGGCGGCCAGGGAGCGGTACCTGCGTTTCCTCACGTTAGGCGGAAGCATGTTTCCCATAGACGAGCTTCGTGAAGCAGGGGTGGACATGGCGAGCCCCGTACCGGTGAAGGCCGCGCTCGCGCACTTCGGTTCGCTCGTGCGAGAGTTTGTATCGGTACACGGGACGTTATAG